A region of Rhizorhabdus wittichii RW1 DNA encodes the following proteins:
- a CDS encoding plasmid maintenance system killer (PFAM: plasmid maintenance system killer) has product MIRNYRNKALQLFATSGDGSKLPVQNEDKIRILLARLDASVKPDDMLLPGFGFHGLQGKPKRYAVKVNKNFRITFGWSEEDAIDVDIEDYH; this is encoded by the coding sequence ATGATCAGGAACTACAGGAACAAAGCGCTTCAACTCTTCGCCACCAGCGGCGACGGTTCGAAGCTGCCCGTCCAGAACGAGGACAAAATCCGCATCCTGCTCGCCCGGCTCGACGCATCGGTGAAGCCCGACGACATGTTGCTGCCGGGCTTCGGCTTCCATGGGCTGCAAGGTAAGCCGAAGCGCTATGCCGTGAAGGTGAACAAGAACTTCCGCATCACCTTTGGGTGGAGCGAAGAGGACGCGATCGACGTTGATATCGAGGATTATCATTAA